The Verrucomicrobia bacterium CG1_02_43_26 genome includes the window TTTCACACAAACCACCAATATTGTACGCCTCCCCTAGTCTGCCCTTTACTAGAACAGCAAAAATAGCCTCGCAGTGGTCTTCCACATATAGCCAATCTCGCACATTTTCACCATCCCCATAGACGGGGAGTGGTTTTTCTTCTAGCGCATTCAAAATCATCAGCGGGATCAGTTTTTCCGGAAACTGATAGGGGCCATAATTATTGGAGCAATTTACTTTTAGCACAGGCAAACCATAGGTTTCCCGATAGACTCTGACAATATGGTCACCAGAAGCCTTGGAAGCCGCATAAGGGCTATTTGGGGAAAAGCAACTCTCTTCAATAAATGCCGGATCGGTTGCAGACAAACTACCGAAAACTTCATCTGTTGAAATATGCAAAAAGCGGAAATCGTTTTTTTCAACAGAATTCAATCGCTTATAATAAGTACGGCAAGCCTCCAGAAGGTCAATAGTGCCCATAACATTTGTTTGAAAAAATGGTTTCGGGGAATCAATCGAGCGATCCACATGGGTTTCCGCAGCAAAATTGATCACTTGTGTGATTTTTTCTCGTTTCAAAATTTCCTCAATAAAGGCTCTATCGCCTATATCGCCTTGAATAAAGTCATAACGAGGATCCTCATCAACCCCTTTCAAATTTTCCAAATTACCCGAGTAAGTCAACTTATCCAAATTGATTA containing:
- a CDS encoding dTDP-glucose 4,6-dehydratase; amino-acid sequence: MPALLVTGGAGFIGSNFIHYCLETLSRDQVDRVINLDKLTYSGNLENLKGVDEDPRYDFIQGDIGDRAFIEEILKREKITQVINFAAETHVDRSIDSPKPFFQTNVMGTIDLLEACRTYYKRLNSVEKNDFRFLHISTDEVFGSLSATDPAFIEESCFSPNSPYAASKASGDHIVRVYRETYGLPVLKVNCSNNYGPYQFPEKLIPLMILNALEEKPLPVYGDGENVRDWLYVEDHCEAIFAVLVKGRLGEAYNIGGLCEKKNNEVVDMLCSILDELRPRSKGGVYSELIKYVKDRPGHDRRYAINCDKIQKETGWRPKHTFSDGLRKTIQWYLGNQIWCEHIAKRNYQRQRLGLGND